In one Populus nigra chromosome 12, ddPopNigr1.1, whole genome shotgun sequence genomic region, the following are encoded:
- the LOC133670026 gene encoding probable serine/threonine-protein kinase WNK4 isoform X2 has translation MYRKQGQEVHTLDETKGDHGYAETDPTGRYGRFEEVLGKGAMKTVYKAIDEFLGIEVAWNRVKLNQVLCSPDDLQRLYSEVHLLSTLNHNSIIKFYTSWIDVRRKTFNFITEMFTSGTLREYRKKYTRVNIRAIKKWARQILEGIVYLHGHDPPVIHRDLKCDNIFVNGHLGQVKIGDLGLAAILRGSQSAHSVIGTPEFMAPELYEENYNELVDVYSFGMCVLEMLTSEYPYSECTNPAQIYKKVTSGKLPAVFHRIQDLEAQRFIGKCLVTASKRLSAKELLLDPFLASDEAELSPVPRFRKQKPFLNDREMEKLQLNDHPPRTDMTITGKLNPEDDTIFLKVQIANEDGTLRNIFFPFDILHDTPIDVAMEMVKELEIDDWEPFEIADMIDGAISALVPNWKKWDLPHIESHHTFDYQEDDGHNHPFHSSSSCSSSPASLSGLMPHLLQDDLFDDTSSQSSSHSGSYSCLNYISGDEYKFDLSSTRRDKHLITRTQNSTRFCPQENSNSNIGQALATNAYNHCKVLLESQTRASSSKSKRMMDSRRLTRNRSLVDIRSQLLHRSLVEEVHKRRLSKTVGDVEDVGFQKPTEVCKKTSQRTSSRRT, from the exons ATGTATAGAAAGCAAGGTCAAGAAGTGCATACTTTAGATGAAACCAAAGGTGATCATGGCTATGCTGAAACTGATCCTACAGGCCGGTATGGTCGG TTTGAAGAAGTTCTTGGCAAAGGAGCAATGAAAACAGTGTACAAGGCCATAGATGAATTCCTAGGAATAGAGGTGGCATGGAACCGGGTCAAACTCAATCAGGTGCTTTGCTCACCTGATGATTTGCAGAGGCTTTACTCAGAAGTTCATCTGCTCAGCACCCTCAACCATAACTCTATCATCAAATTTTACACCTCTTGGATTGATGTCCGTCGAAAGACTTTTAACTTCATCACTGAAATGTTCACTTCAGGAACTCTTAGAGA ATACCGCAAAAAATATACCCGTGTGAACATCCGAGCTATCAAGAAATGGGCTCGACAAATCTTGGAGGGCATCGTGTATCTACATGGCCATGATCCTCCAGTAATTCATCGAGACCTAAAATGTGACAATATCTTTGTCAATGGCCATCTTGGACAGGTCAAGATTGGTGATCTAGGCCTTGCGGCAATTCTCCGGGGTTCCCAATCAGCACACAGTGTCATAG GAACTCCGGAATTCATGGCGCCAGAACTATATGAGGAGAATTACAATGAACTAGTTGATGTCTACTCGTTTGGCATGTGTGTGTTAGAGATGCTCACAAGCGAATACCCTTATAGTGAATGCACTAATCCAGCACAAATTTACAAGAAAGTCACATCG GGGAAGTTACCAGCAGTTTTCCACCGGATTCAAGACTTGGAAGCTCAGCGGTTTATTGGAAAATGCTTAGTAACTGCTTCAAAGAGATTGTCAGCGAAAGAGCTACTGCTTGATCCATTTCTTGCATCTGATGAAGCTGAACTGTCACCTGTTCCAAGGTTCAGAAAACAGAAGCCATTTCTGAATGACAGGGAAATGGAGAAACTGCAGCTGAATGATCATCCCCCAAGGACAGACATGACGATCACAGGGAAGCTGAACCCTGAAGACGATACCATCTTTCTAAAAGTGCAAATTGCTAATGAAGATG GAACTCTTAGGAACATATTCTTTCCTTTCGACATTTTACATGATACACCAATCGATGTTGCAATGGAGATGGTCAAGGAGCTTGAGATAGATGATTGGGAACCATTTGAAATTGCTGATATGATTGACGGGGCGATTTCAGCTCTGGTGCCGAATTGGAAGAAATGGGACTTACCTCATATTGAATCCCACCATACATTTGACTACCAAGAAGATGATGGGCATAATCATCCTTTCCACTCCTCCTCCTCATGTTCATCATCTCCTGCATCTCTATCGGGATTAATGCCACATTTGCTCCAAG ATGATTTGTTTGATGATACCAGCTCTCAAAGCTCTTCACACTCAGGATCATATTCTTGCTTGAACTACATATCTGGCGACGAGTACAAGTTCGATTTAAGCTCAACAAGGAGGGATAAACATCTGATCACAAGGACTCAAAATTCAACAAGATTCTGTCCTCAGGAAAATTCAAATTCTAATATTGGGCAGGCACTTGCTACAAACGCCTACAACCACTGCAAGGTTTTGCTAGAATCACAAACTAGAGCCTCGAGCTCTAAAAGCAAAAGGATGATGGACAGTCGTAGATTAACTAGGAACCGGTCACTGGTAGATATTCGTAGCCAGCTACTACACCGATCATTAGTGGAAGAAGTGCATAAGAGACGATTGTCCAAGACAGTAGGAGATGTAGAAGATGTTGGTTTTCAGAAACCTACTGAGGTTTGCAAAAAGACATCACAACGGACTTCGAGCAGAAGAACTTGA
- the LOC133670026 gene encoding probable serine/threonine-protein kinase WNK4 isoform X1, translating into MYRKQGQEVHTLDETKGDHGYAETDPTGRYGRFEEVLGKGAMKTVYKAIDEFLGIEVAWNRVKLNQVLCSPDDLQRLYSEVHLLSTLNHNSIIKFYTSWIDVRRKTFNFITEMFTSGTLRDRYRKKYTRVNIRAIKKWARQILEGIVYLHGHDPPVIHRDLKCDNIFVNGHLGQVKIGDLGLAAILRGSQSAHSVIGTPEFMAPELYEENYNELVDVYSFGMCVLEMLTSEYPYSECTNPAQIYKKVTSGKLPAVFHRIQDLEAQRFIGKCLVTASKRLSAKELLLDPFLASDEAELSPVPRFRKQKPFLNDREMEKLQLNDHPPRTDMTITGKLNPEDDTIFLKVQIANEDGTLRNIFFPFDILHDTPIDVAMEMVKELEIDDWEPFEIADMIDGAISALVPNWKKWDLPHIESHHTFDYQEDDGHNHPFHSSSSCSSSPASLSGLMPHLLQDDLFDDTSSQSSSHSGSYSCLNYISGDEYKFDLSSTRRDKHLITRTQNSTRFCPQENSNSNIGQALATNAYNHCKVLLESQTRASSSKSKRMMDSRRLTRNRSLVDIRSQLLHRSLVEEVHKRRLSKTVGDVEDVGFQKPTEVCKKTSQRTSSRRT; encoded by the exons ATGTATAGAAAGCAAGGTCAAGAAGTGCATACTTTAGATGAAACCAAAGGTGATCATGGCTATGCTGAAACTGATCCTACAGGCCGGTATGGTCGG TTTGAAGAAGTTCTTGGCAAAGGAGCAATGAAAACAGTGTACAAGGCCATAGATGAATTCCTAGGAATAGAGGTGGCATGGAACCGGGTCAAACTCAATCAGGTGCTTTGCTCACCTGATGATTTGCAGAGGCTTTACTCAGAAGTTCATCTGCTCAGCACCCTCAACCATAACTCTATCATCAAATTTTACACCTCTTGGATTGATGTCCGTCGAAAGACTTTTAACTTCATCACTGAAATGTTCACTTCAGGAACTCTTAGAGA CAGATACCGCAAAAAATATACCCGTGTGAACATCCGAGCTATCAAGAAATGGGCTCGACAAATCTTGGAGGGCATCGTGTATCTACATGGCCATGATCCTCCAGTAATTCATCGAGACCTAAAATGTGACAATATCTTTGTCAATGGCCATCTTGGACAGGTCAAGATTGGTGATCTAGGCCTTGCGGCAATTCTCCGGGGTTCCCAATCAGCACACAGTGTCATAG GAACTCCGGAATTCATGGCGCCAGAACTATATGAGGAGAATTACAATGAACTAGTTGATGTCTACTCGTTTGGCATGTGTGTGTTAGAGATGCTCACAAGCGAATACCCTTATAGTGAATGCACTAATCCAGCACAAATTTACAAGAAAGTCACATCG GGGAAGTTACCAGCAGTTTTCCACCGGATTCAAGACTTGGAAGCTCAGCGGTTTATTGGAAAATGCTTAGTAACTGCTTCAAAGAGATTGTCAGCGAAAGAGCTACTGCTTGATCCATTTCTTGCATCTGATGAAGCTGAACTGTCACCTGTTCCAAGGTTCAGAAAACAGAAGCCATTTCTGAATGACAGGGAAATGGAGAAACTGCAGCTGAATGATCATCCCCCAAGGACAGACATGACGATCACAGGGAAGCTGAACCCTGAAGACGATACCATCTTTCTAAAAGTGCAAATTGCTAATGAAGATG GAACTCTTAGGAACATATTCTTTCCTTTCGACATTTTACATGATACACCAATCGATGTTGCAATGGAGATGGTCAAGGAGCTTGAGATAGATGATTGGGAACCATTTGAAATTGCTGATATGATTGACGGGGCGATTTCAGCTCTGGTGCCGAATTGGAAGAAATGGGACTTACCTCATATTGAATCCCACCATACATTTGACTACCAAGAAGATGATGGGCATAATCATCCTTTCCACTCCTCCTCCTCATGTTCATCATCTCCTGCATCTCTATCGGGATTAATGCCACATTTGCTCCAAG ATGATTTGTTTGATGATACCAGCTCTCAAAGCTCTTCACACTCAGGATCATATTCTTGCTTGAACTACATATCTGGCGACGAGTACAAGTTCGATTTAAGCTCAACAAGGAGGGATAAACATCTGATCACAAGGACTCAAAATTCAACAAGATTCTGTCCTCAGGAAAATTCAAATTCTAATATTGGGCAGGCACTTGCTACAAACGCCTACAACCACTGCAAGGTTTTGCTAGAATCACAAACTAGAGCCTCGAGCTCTAAAAGCAAAAGGATGATGGACAGTCGTAGATTAACTAGGAACCGGTCACTGGTAGATATTCGTAGCCAGCTACTACACCGATCATTAGTGGAAGAAGTGCATAAGAGACGATTGTCCAAGACAGTAGGAGATGTAGAAGATGTTGGTTTTCAGAAACCTACTGAGGTTTGCAAAAAGACATCACAACGGACTTCGAGCAGAAGAACTTGA
- the LOC133670026 gene encoding probable serine/threonine-protein kinase WNK4 isoform X3: MKPKVIMAMLKLILQAGMVGYRKKYTRVNIRAIKKWARQILEGIVYLHGHDPPVIHRDLKCDNIFVNGHLGQVKIGDLGLAAILRGSQSAHSVIGTPEFMAPELYEENYNELVDVYSFGMCVLEMLTSEYPYSECTNPAQIYKKVTSGKLPAVFHRIQDLEAQRFIGKCLVTASKRLSAKELLLDPFLASDEAELSPVPRFRKQKPFLNDREMEKLQLNDHPPRTDMTITGKLNPEDDTIFLKVQIANEDGTLRNIFFPFDILHDTPIDVAMEMVKELEIDDWEPFEIADMIDGAISALVPNWKKWDLPHIESHHTFDYQEDDGHNHPFHSSSSCSSSPASLSGLMPHLLQDDLFDDTSSQSSSHSGSYSCLNYISGDEYKFDLSSTRRDKHLITRTQNSTRFCPQENSNSNIGQALATNAYNHCKVLLESQTRASSSKSKRMMDSRRLTRNRSLVDIRSQLLHRSLVEEVHKRRLSKTVGDVEDVGFQKPTEVCKKTSQRTSSRRT, encoded by the exons ATGAAACCAAAGGTGATCATGGCTATGCTGAAACTGATCCTACAGGCCGGTATGGTCGG ATACCGCAAAAAATATACCCGTGTGAACATCCGAGCTATCAAGAAATGGGCTCGACAAATCTTGGAGGGCATCGTGTATCTACATGGCCATGATCCTCCAGTAATTCATCGAGACCTAAAATGTGACAATATCTTTGTCAATGGCCATCTTGGACAGGTCAAGATTGGTGATCTAGGCCTTGCGGCAATTCTCCGGGGTTCCCAATCAGCACACAGTGTCATAG GAACTCCGGAATTCATGGCGCCAGAACTATATGAGGAGAATTACAATGAACTAGTTGATGTCTACTCGTTTGGCATGTGTGTGTTAGAGATGCTCACAAGCGAATACCCTTATAGTGAATGCACTAATCCAGCACAAATTTACAAGAAAGTCACATCG GGGAAGTTACCAGCAGTTTTCCACCGGATTCAAGACTTGGAAGCTCAGCGGTTTATTGGAAAATGCTTAGTAACTGCTTCAAAGAGATTGTCAGCGAAAGAGCTACTGCTTGATCCATTTCTTGCATCTGATGAAGCTGAACTGTCACCTGTTCCAAGGTTCAGAAAACAGAAGCCATTTCTGAATGACAGGGAAATGGAGAAACTGCAGCTGAATGATCATCCCCCAAGGACAGACATGACGATCACAGGGAAGCTGAACCCTGAAGACGATACCATCTTTCTAAAAGTGCAAATTGCTAATGAAGATG GAACTCTTAGGAACATATTCTTTCCTTTCGACATTTTACATGATACACCAATCGATGTTGCAATGGAGATGGTCAAGGAGCTTGAGATAGATGATTGGGAACCATTTGAAATTGCTGATATGATTGACGGGGCGATTTCAGCTCTGGTGCCGAATTGGAAGAAATGGGACTTACCTCATATTGAATCCCACCATACATTTGACTACCAAGAAGATGATGGGCATAATCATCCTTTCCACTCCTCCTCCTCATGTTCATCATCTCCTGCATCTCTATCGGGATTAATGCCACATTTGCTCCAAG ATGATTTGTTTGATGATACCAGCTCTCAAAGCTCTTCACACTCAGGATCATATTCTTGCTTGAACTACATATCTGGCGACGAGTACAAGTTCGATTTAAGCTCAACAAGGAGGGATAAACATCTGATCACAAGGACTCAAAATTCAACAAGATTCTGTCCTCAGGAAAATTCAAATTCTAATATTGGGCAGGCACTTGCTACAAACGCCTACAACCACTGCAAGGTTTTGCTAGAATCACAAACTAGAGCCTCGAGCTCTAAAAGCAAAAGGATGATGGACAGTCGTAGATTAACTAGGAACCGGTCACTGGTAGATATTCGTAGCCAGCTACTACACCGATCATTAGTGGAAGAAGTGCATAAGAGACGATTGTCCAAGACAGTAGGAGATGTAGAAGATGTTGGTTTTCAGAAACCTACTGAGGTTTGCAAAAAGACATCACAACGGACTTCGAGCAGAAGAACTTGA